The genomic stretch TGTTGCTAAAAGTTAATAATAAATATAAAGTTGAAGTCGTATACAATCCTTGTATAAAAAATAATTTTCAATTACCTTATAATAAAAAAGAAAATAAAATTGTATACTTTGGACGTATTAGCAAAGAAAAAAACATTTTAAGAATAGTTGAATTATTTGATAGTTCTTGTACTGGAACAATGCAATTGCTCATTATTGGAAATGGAGATCAATCTGGAGAATTAAGAAAAATAGTGAATAATGCTAGAAATAGAAAGATGATTGTTTTTAAGAATGAATTTTTAAGTACTGAAAAATTGTATGAAGAAATAATTGATGCAAAGTATTTAATATTACCATCTGTTTGGTATGAAAACAGTCCGGTATCAATTGTTGAAGCAATAAGTTTAGGCATAGTTCCTATTGTTTCAAATATAGGAGGGATGAAAGAATTAGTTGACTATTTCGAATTTGGTTATTGCTTCGATCCATATGATGATAAAAGTTTTGTTGAAATAATTAGAAACTTAGATAATTTTATTCATCCTAGACCTGATGATAAAGTATTAGTGAAATTAAATCTATTTACAAATAAACAATACCAAAAAGACATTATCAGTATTTACAATAGTTAATTAGTACAAAATATTAATTATAGAATAGGGTATTTACATGAAATATAAACTGCAGAGTAAAAATGAATGTGGTTCTAATTATAATAAATATATAATTTGTGAACAAGAATCACTAAAATTAAATAATTTTAATTGGCCAGTTTTAGTAAATGCGTATAACAGAAAAGTTAGAAACTACCATATTATAAAAAAGAACAGCTTTAAAAAGTCAGAAAAATATTACGATGAAAACAAGTTTAATGTCGGGATTCTTGGAATATGGAGTGAAAAGAACTATGGTTCTGAGTTAACTTACTATGCACTCTACCAAGTTATAACAAGTATGGGTTTTAAGGTACAAATGATAGAAAGACCTCGAGACGCAGAATGGAAACCAAATGAATCTGCTATTTTATTTAAAACTAATCCATATCCAAAATACTCTTTATGCCCTTTATATAATACAAAATATGATATGTTGGATATTAATAATCGATTTGAAACTGTTGTTATAGGGTCTGACCAATTATGGCATAGAGAGTTATATGAATGTTTTGGAAAAATATGTTACTTGGACTTTTTGAAAAGCAATATAAAAAAAATA from Anaerocolumna sp. AGMB13020 encodes the following:
- a CDS encoding glycosyltransferase translates to MSKLSGGGAEHVARNNIECFVNDSNIELAILTCDASATKMFNLKIFIAKDFRSLKGVFSKGIGSMYMEYNYRIVRQCLTRFKPDIIHMHDYIPFSPSMLKAFSEYKVRSLCKIILTHHTFSFLCTNDSLFNYSTSKLCEKCIGKFDKTIIKENCYNSNIGSTLKYLQKKRIMYFMGNLIDIHVAPSYFMKNMLLKVNNKYKVEVVYNPCIKNNFQLPYNKKENKIVYFGRISKEKNILRIVELFDSSCTGTMQLLIIGNGDQSGELRKIVNNARNRKMIVFKNEFLSTEKLYEEIIDAKYLILPSVWYENSPVSIVEAISLGIVPIVSNIGGMKELVDYFEFGYCFDPYDDKSFVEIIRNLDNFIHPRPDDKVLVKLNLFTNKQYQKDIISIYNS